Proteins from one Camelina sativa cultivar DH55 chromosome 8, Cs, whole genome shotgun sequence genomic window:
- the LOC104709116 gene encoding leukotriene A-4 hydrolase homolog: MAPIDPHSFTDSSHPLTTHVSLSLYLDFNSFIIHGSALLTLSSAFSGELSLDTRSISIDTVLDPLTLASLPYRVSATPDPIRGTQVVVVLSGQSSVLIVYSTSPSASALQWLSPLQTFSKSHHYVYTQCQAIHARSIFPCQDTPAARIRYDVVMNIPNSLSAVMSARHVRRRLPVPEEAKHLEAGSLGSSLWSGEDRVVEEFAMEQPIPPYLFAFAVGELGFREVGPRTRVYTESAAVEVLDAAALEFAGTEDMIKQGEMLFGDYEWERFDLLVLPPSFPYGGMENPRMVFLTPTVIKGDSSGAQVVAHELAHSWTGNLITNINNEHFWLNEGFTTYAERRIVEXTKICALAIYF, encoded by the exons ATGGCACCCATTGATCCACACTCATTCACCGATTCTTCTCACCCTCTCACCACGCAtgtctctctctccctttaCCTCGATTTCAACTCCTTCATCATCCATGGCTCCGCTCTCCTCACTCTCTCCTCCGCCTTCTCCGGCGAACTCTCTCTTGATACTCGCTCCATTTCCATCGATACGGTCCTCGATCCTCTCACTCTCGCCTCTCTTCCTTACCGCGTCTCCGCCACACCGGATCCAATTCGAGGCACCCAAGTAGTCGTTGTCCTCTCCGGTCAGTCTTCAGTGCTCATCGTCTACTCCACTTCGCCTTCCGCCTCAGCTCTCCAGTGGCTATCTCCGCTTCAGACCTTCTCCAAATCTCACCATTATGTCTACACTCAGTGTCAAGCCATTCACGCCAGATCTATTTTCCCATGCCAGGACACTCCCGCCGCGAGGATCCGCTACGACGTCGTTATGAACATACCCAATTCGCTCTCTGCCGTCATGTCGGCTCGCCACGTCCGCCGTAGGCTTCCGGTTCCTGAGGAGGCTAAACATCTCGAGGCGGGGTCACTGGGATCGTCACTGTGGTCTGGTGAGGATAGAGTCGTGGAAGAGTTTGCTATGGAACAGCCTATTCCGCCTTATCTTTTTGCGTTCGCCGTAGGTGAGTTAGGGTTCAGGGAAGTTGGACCTAGGACTCGGGTATACACAGAGTCTGCCGCCGTTGAAGTTCTAGATGCGGCGGCACTGGAGTTTGCAGGAACTGAGGATATGATCAAGCAAGGGGAGATGCTGTTTGGAGATTACGAGTGGGAGAGGTTTGACTTGTTGGTGCTTCCTCCGAGTTTTCCTTATGGAGGGATGGAGAATCCAAGGATGGTGTTCCTGACGCCTACTGTGATCAAAGGAGACTCCTCTGGGGCTCAAGTTGTAGCTCACGAGCTTGCACATAGCTGGACTGGGAACTTGATCACCAACATCAACAATGAACATTTCTGGTTGAATGAG GGATTCACAACTTACGCAGAGAGGAGAATTGTGGAGNTCACTAAAATCTGCGCACTTGCTATATATTTCTAA
- the LOC104705600 gene encoding ADP,ATP carrier protein 2, mitochondrial produces the protein MVEQTQHPTILQKASSGQFLRSSVSQDVKGYASAFQSPATYQSRASYGNYSNAAFQYPLAAASRIATTTSPVFVQAPGEKGFTNFAVDFLMGGVSAAVSKTAAAPIERVKLLIQNQDEMLKAGRLSQPYKGIGDCFGRTIKDEGFGSLWRGNTANVIRYFPTQALNFAFKDYFKRLFNFKKDRDGYWKWFAGNLASGGAAGASSLLFVYSLDYARTRLANDSKSAKKGGERQFNGLVDVYKKTLMSDGIAGLYRGFNISCAGIIVYRGLYFGLYDSVKPVLLTGDMQDSFFASFALGWLITNGAGLASYPIDTVRRRMMMTSGEAVKYKSSMDAFQQILKNEGAKSLFKGAGANILRAIAGAGVLAGYDKLQLIVFGKKYGSGGA, from the exons ATGGTTGAACAGACTCAGCACCCCACGATTCTTCAGAAGGCTTCTTCTGGCCAGTTCTTGCGTTCTAGTGTTTCTCAGGATGTTAAGGGTTATGCTTCCGCTTTTCAGAGCCCTGCTACATACCAAAGTCGAGCATCATACGGAAACTACTCGAATGCTGCGTTTCAATATCCTCTTGCGGCCGCATCTCGGATTGCTACTACTACTTCTCCTGTGTTTGTCCAAGCTCCAGGAGAGAAAGGGTTCACTAACTTTGCTGTTGATTTCCTTATGGGTGGTGTTTCTGCTGCTGTCTCTAAGACTGCTGCTGCTCCCATTGAGCGTGTCAAGCTTTTGATTCAAAACCAGGATGAGATGCTCAAGGCTGGCAGGCTCTCACAGCCCTACAAGGGTATTGGTGACTGTTTCGGCAGGACTATTAAGGATGAGGGTTTTGGTTCTTTGTGGAGAGGAAACACTGCTAACGTTATCCGTTACTTCCCCACTCAG GCCTTGAACTTTGCATTCAAAGATTACTTCAAGAGGCTTTTCAACTTCAAGAAAGACAGGGATGGCTACTGGAAGTGGTTTGCTGGTAACTTGGCATCTGGAGGTGCTGCTGGTGCCTCATCCCTTCTCTTTGTGTACTCTCTTGACTATGCACGTACCCGTCTTGCCAATGACTCTAAGTCTGCCAAGAAGGGAGGTGAAAGGCAGTTCAATGGTCTTGTTGATGTCTACAAGAAGACCCTCATGTCGGATGGTATTGCTGGACTTTACCGTGGATTCAACATCTCCTGTGCTGGTATCATTGTCTACCGTGGTCTTTACTTTGGACTGTACGACTCTGTGAAGCCTGTTCTCCTCACTGGAGACATGCAG GACAGCTTCTTCGCTAGTTTTGCTCTTGGATGGCTCATCACCAATGGAGCGGGTCTTGCATCCTACCCGATTGACACGGTCCGAAGAAGAATGATGATGACATCAGGTGAAGCAGTGAAGTACAAGAGTTCGATGGATGCCTTCCAACAGATCCTGAAGAACGAAGGAGCCAAGTCACTGTTCAAGGGTGCTGGTGCCAACATCCTGCGTGCTATTGCAGGTGCTGGTGTGCTTGCTGGCTACGACAAGCTGCAGTTAATCGTCTTCGGCAAGAAGTACGGATCTGGAGGTGCCTAA
- the LOC104705606 gene encoding 50S ribosomal protein L10, chloroplastic — translation MEVALLSFSSSLSPLCHQRISTVTPKTSNSPNYPRLPVIRSAVSRNKKEETVEAVKSHLENCHLLAAINYKGLTVKQFQDLRRTLPDTTKLIVAKNTLVFKAIEGTKWEALKPCMKGMNAWLFVQTDEIPSAIKPYRSFQKERKLEDNDFAGAVFEGKFYAPDNFKVLETMPTRAEVYAKLLGALQSPAINLVSTLQAPAIEVIMVLKAYIKKLEDESNA, via the coding sequence atggaagtggctcttctctccttctcgtCTTCCTTGTCTCCTCTCTGCCACCAGCGAATCTCAACCGTAACACCCAAAACCTCGAATTCCCCAAACTACCCTCGCCTCCCGGTCATCAGATCCGCCGTGTCTCGTAACAAAAAGGAAGAGACAGTCGAAGCGGTCAAGTCCCATCTCGAGAATTGCCATCTCCTCGCAGCCATCAACTACAAAGGCCTCACCGTCAAGCAGTTTCAAGACCTCCGTAGAACTCTCCCCGACACCACGAAGCTCATCGTAGCCAAGAACACTCTGGTCTTCAAAGCCATTGAAGGCACCAAATGGGAAGCTCTCAAGCCTTGTATGAAAGGCATGAACGCTTGGCTTTTCGTTCAGACTGATGAAATCCCTTCCGCCATCAAACCCTACCGGAGCTTCCAGAAGGAACGCAAGCTTGAAGACAATGACTTTGCTGGTGCCGTCTTCGAAGGTAAGTTCTACGCTCCTGACAATTTCAAAGTTCTCGAGACCATGCCCACTCGTGCTGAGGTCTACGCTAAGCTGCTCGGCGCTCTGCAATCTCCGGCCATTAATCTCGTCTCTACTTTACAAGCACCGGCTATTGAGGTTATCATGGTGCTTAAGGCTTATATCAAAAAGTTGGAGGATGAGAGCAATGCATAA
- the LOC104705604 gene encoding leukotriene A-4 hydrolase homolog isoform X1, whose translation MAPIDPHSFTDSSHPLTTHVSLSLYLDFNSFIIHGSALLTLSSAFSGELSLDTRSISIDTVLDPLTLASLPYRVSATPDPIRGTQVVVVLSGQSSVLIVYSTSPSASALQWLSPLQTFSKSHHYVYTQCQAIHARSIFPCQDTPAARIRYDVVMNIPNSLSAVMSARHVRRRLPVPEEAKHLEAGSLGSSLWSGEDRVVEEFAMEQPIPPYLFAFAVGELGFREVGPRTRVYTESAAVEVLDAAALEFAGTEDMIKQGEMLFGDYEWERFDLLVLPPSFPYGGMENPRMVFLTPTVIKGDSSGAQVVAHELAHSWTGNLITNINNEHFWLNEGFTTYAERRIVEVVQGADIATLNMGIGWRGLTDEMERFKDNLECTKLWNNQEGVDPDDVYSQVPYEKGFQFVLRIERQIGRTAFDEFLKKYIATFKFKSIDTNTFLEFLKANIPGIEKEINLQLWTEGVGIPEDAYEPVSTIYTKIISLAKEFKEGRMPSEDEVAKWNGQEWELYLENLPKSCEPSQVMALDKRYRLAESKDYEVKVSFLQLAIASKCREYHGEVEKALKAVGRMKYLRPLFTALAQTGGTEEKQLAKQVFAEARETYHPIAQGVVESILSKYI comes from the exons ATGGCACCCATTGATCCACACTCATTCACCGATTCTTCTCACCCTCTCACCACGCAtgtctctctctccctttaCCTCGATTTCAACTCCTTCATCATCCATGGCTCCGCTCTCCTCACTCTCTCCTCCGCCTTCTCCGGCGAACTCTCTCTTGATACTCGCTCCATTTCCATCGATACGGTCCTCGATCCTCTCACTCTCGCCTCTCTTCCTTACCGCGTCTCCGCCACACCGGATCCAATTCGAGGCACCCAAGTAGTCGTTGTCCTCTCCGGTCAGTCTTCAGTGCTCATCGTCTACTCCACTTCGCCTTCCGCCTCAGCTCTCCAGTGGCTATCTCCGCTTCAGACCTTCTCCAAATCTCACCATTATGTCTACACTCAGTGTCAAGCCATTCACGCCAGATCTATTTTCCCATGCCAGGACACTCCCGCCGCGAGGATCCGCTACGACGTCGTTATGAACATACCCAATTCGCTCTCTGCCGTCATGTCGGCTCGCCACGTCCGCCGTAGGCTTCCGGTTCCTGAGGAGGCTAAACATCTCGAGGCGGGGTCACTGGGATCGTCACTGTGGTCTGGTGAGGATAGAGTCGTGGAAGAGTTTGCTATGGAACAGCCTATTCCGCCTTATCTTTTTGCGTTCGCCGTAGGTGAGTTAGGGTTCAGGGAAGTTGGACCTAGGACTCGGGTATACACAGAGTCTGCCGCCGTTGAAGTTCTAGATGCGGCGGCACTGGAGTTTGCAGGAACTGAGGATATGATCAAGCAAGGGGAGATGCTGTTTGGAGATTACGAGTGGGAGAGGTTTGACTTGTTGGTGCTTCCTCCGAGTTTTCCTTATGGAGGGATGGAGAATCCAAGGATGGTGTTCCTGACGCCTACTGTGATCAAAGGAGACTCCTCTGGGGCTCAAGTTGTAGCTCACGAGCTTGCACATAGCTGGACTGGGAACTTGATCACCAACATCAACAATGAACATTTCTGGTTGAATGAG GGATTCACAACTTACGCAGAGAGGAGAATTGTGGAGGTTGTACAAGGCGCAGATATAGCTACTTTGAACATGGGCATTGGTTGGAGGGGTTTGACTGATGAAATGGAACGGTTTAAAGACAACTTGGAGTGCACTAAACTGTGGAACAATCAAGAAGGTGTTGATCCAGATGACGTATATTCTCAGGTTCCATATGAAAAAGGATTCCAATTTGTCCTGCGAATTGAACGTCAG ATTGGAAGGACTGCTTTTGATGAATTCCTCAAGAAATACATTGCTACTTTTAAGTTCAAGTCCATCGATACCAATACATTTCTTGAGTTCCTGAAAGCAAACATCCCTGGcatagagaaagagatcaacctACAGCTGTGGACTGAGGGAGTTGGTATACCAGAAGATGCATATGAACCAGTCTCAACCATTTACACAAAAATCATATCCCTGGCAAAAGAGTTTAAGGAAGGAAGGATGCCAAGTGAGGATGAGGTTGCTAAGTGGAACGGACAGGAATGGGAGTTGTACTTGGAGAATCTTCCCAAGTCATGTGAACCTTCTCAG GTTATGGCCTTGGACAAGCGGTACAGACTAGCAGAATCAAAGGACTACGAAGTGAAGGTGTCGTTTCTGCAACTTGCAATTGCATCAAAGTGCAGAGAGTACCATGGGGAAGTGGAGAAAGCTCTAAAAGCGGTAGGAAGGATGAAGTACCTGCGTCCTCTCTTCACTGCTCTGGCACAAACTGGTGGAACAGAAGAGAAGCAACTCGCGAAGCAGGTGTTTGCAGAAGCTCGAGAAACTTACCACCCCATAGCTCAGGGAGTGGTTGAGTCAATCCTCTCTAAGTACATCTAA
- the LOC104705602 gene encoding uncharacterized protein LOC104705602: MGKASGLLLCLLGFGFFVVTYNLLTLIVHNRSGVSNSYGSPLVDDPVVQMPLNIRKAKTSPAPFHVALTATDAPYNKWQCRIMYYWYQQKKALPGSDMGGFTRILHSGNSDSLMDEIPTFVVDPLPPGLDRGYVVLNRPWAFVQWLERATIKEDYVLMAEPDHIFVNPLPNLAVGGFPAAFPFFYITPEKYENIVRKYYPVGMGPITNIDPIGNSPVIISKESLEKIAPTWMNISLTMKNDPETDKAFGWVLEMYGYAIASALHGVRHILRKDFMLQPPWDLSTKGKFIIHYTYGCDYNMKGELTYGKIGEWRFDKRSHLRGPPPRNMSMPPRGVPESVVTLVKMVNEATSNIPNWDTL, encoded by the exons ATGGGAAAAGCGTCGGGCTTGCTTCTGTGTTTGTTGGGTTTTGGGTTCTTTGTTGTGACGTATAATCTTCTGACACTTATAGTTCACAATAGATCTGGTGTGAGTAATTCATATGGGAGTCCACTTGTTGATGATCCTGTTGTTCAGATGCCTCTTAACATTAGAAAGGCCAAGACTTCTCCAGCACCTTTTCATGTTGCTCTTACGGCCACTGATGCACCTTATAATAAGTGGCAGTGTCGTATTATGTATTATTGGTATCAGCAGAAGAAAGCTCTTCCTGGTTCTGATATGGGAGGCTTCACCCGCATTTTGCACTCGGGTAATTCCGATAGCTTGATGGATGAAATACCCACTTTTGTGGTTGATCCTCTTCCCCCAGGTCTTGATCGG GGGTATGTTGTCTTGAATAGACCTTGGGCATTCGTGCAATGGCTTGAAAGAGCTACCATCAAGGAAGA CTATGTGCTCATGGCAGAGCCTGATCATATATTTGTTAACCCCTTACCCAATTTGGCTGTTGGAGGATTCCCAGCCGCTTTTCCGTTTTTCTATATTACACCTGAAAAGTACGAAAACATTGTCAGAAAGTATTATCCAGTGGGGATGGGCCCTATAACAAATATTGATCCCATTGGGAACTCCCCTGTTATTATAAGCAAG GAATCACTTGAAAAGATCGCTCCTACATGGATGAATATCTCACTGACAATGAAAAACGATCCAGAAACTGataaggcatttggatgggtgCTGGAAAT GTACGGTTATGCAATTGCCTCTGCTCTGCATGGGGTGCGGCACATACTTCGGAAGGATTTCATGCTTCAG CCTCCATGGGATTTGTCTACAAAGGGGAAATTTATCATCCATTACACTTATGGATGCGATTACAACATGAAG GGTGAGCTGACATATGGCAAAATAGGAGAGTGGCGATTCGATAAGAGATCACATTTGCGGGGTCCTCCTCCGAGGAACATGTCCATGCCGCCTCGCGGTGTTCCAGAAAGTGTg GTGACTCTTGTGAAGATGGTGAATGAAGCTACTTCGAACATCCCAAATTGGGACACTCTCTAA
- the LOC104705604 gene encoding leukotriene A-4 hydrolase homolog isoform X2, with the protein MAPIDPHSFTDSSHPLTTHVSLSLYLDFNSFIIHGSALLTLSSAFSGELSLDTRSISIDTVLDPLTLASLPYRVSATPDPIRGTQVVVVLSGQSSVLIVYSTSPSASALQWLSPLQTFSKSHHYVYTQCQAIHARSIFPCQDTPAARIRYDVVMNIPNSLSAVMSARHVRRRLPVPEEAKHLEAGSLGSSLWSGEDRVVEEFAMEQPIPPYLFAFAVGELGFREVGPRTRVYTESAAVEVLDAAALEFAGTEDMIKQGEMLFGDYEWERFDLLVLPPSFPYGGMENPRMVFLTPTVIKGDSSGAQVVAHELAHSWTGNLITNINNEHFWLNEGFTTYAERRIVEVVQGADIATLNMGIGWRGLTDEMERFKDNLECTKLWNNQEGVDPDDVYSQVPYEKGFQFVLRIERQIGRTAFDEFLKKYIATFKFKSIDTNTFLEFLKANIPGIEKEINLQLWTEGVGIPEDAYEPVSTIYTKIISLAKEFKEGRMPSEDEVAKWNGQEWELYLENLPKSCEPSQVMALDKRYRLAESKDYEVKVSFLQLAIASKCREYHGEVEKALKAVGRMKYLRPLFTALAQTGGTEEKQLAKQVFAEARETYHPIAQGVVESILSKYI; encoded by the exons ATGGCACCCATTGATCCACACTCATTCACCGATTCTTCTCACCCTCTCACCACGCAtgtctctctctccctttaCCTCGATTTCAACTCCTTCATCATCCATGGCTCCGCTCTCCTCACTCTCTCCTCCGCCTTCTCCGGCGAACTCTCTCTTGATACTCGCTCCATTTCCATCGATACGGTCCTCGATCCTCTCACTCTCGCCTCTCTTCCTTACCGCGTCTCCGCCACACCGGATCCAATTCGAGGCACCCAAGTAGTCGTTGTCCTCTCCGGTCAGTCTTCAGTGCTCATCGTCTACTCCACTTCGCCTTCCGCCTCAGCTCTCCAGTGGCTATCTCCGCTTCAGACCTTCTCCAAATCTCACCATTATGTCTACACTCAGTGTCAAGCCATTCACGCCAGATCTATTTTCCCATGCCAGGACACTCCCGCCGCGAGGATCCGCTACGACGTCGTTATGAACATACCCAATTCGCTCTCTGCCGTCATGTCGGCTCGCCACGTCCGCCGTAGGCTTCCGGTTCCTGAGGAGGCTAAACATCTCGAGGCGGGGTCACTGGGATCGTCACTGTGGTCTGGTGAGGATAGAGTCGTGGAAGAGTTTGCTATGGAACAGCCTATTCCGCCTTATCTTTTTGCGTTCGCCGTAGGTGAGTTAGGGTTCAGGGAAGTTGGACCTAGGACTCGGGTATACACAGAGTCTGCCGCCGTTGAAGTTCTAGATGCGGCGGCACTGGAGTTTGCAGGAACTGAGGATATGATCAAGCAAGGGGAGATGCTGTTTGGAGATTACGAGTGGGAGAGGTTTGACTTGTTGGTGCTTCCTCCGAGTTTTCCTTATGGAGGGATGGAGAATCCAAGGATGGTGTTCCTGACGCCTACTGTGATCAAAGGAGACTCCTCTGGGGCTCAAGTTGTAGCTCACGAGCTTGCACATAGCTGGACTGGGAACTTGATCACCAACATCAACAATGAACATTTCTGGTTGAATGAG GGATTCACAACTTACGCAGAGAGGAGAATTGTGGAGGTTGTACAAGGCGCAGATATAGCTACTTTGAACATGGGCATTGGTTGGAGGGGTTTGACTGATGAAATGGAACGGTTTAAAGACAACTTGGAGTGCACTAAACTGTGGAACAATCAAGAAGGTGTTGATCCAGATGACGTATATTCTCAGGTTCCATATGAAAAAGGATTCCAATTTGTCCTGCGAATTGAACGTCAG ATTGGAAGGACTGCTTTTGATGAATTCCTCAAGAAATACATTGCTACTTTTAAGTTCAAGTCCATCGATACCAATACATTTCTTGAGTTCCTGAAAGCAAACATCCCTGGcatagagaaagagatcaacctACAGCTGTGGACTGAGGGAGTTGGTATACCAGAAGATGCATATGAACCAGTCTCAACCATTTACACAAAAATCATATCCCTGGCAAAAGAGTTTAAGGAAGGAAGGATGCCAAGTGAGGATGAGGTTGCTAAGTGGAACGGACAG GAATGGGAGTTGTACTTGGAGAATCTTCCCAAGTCATGTGAACCTTCTCAG GTTATGGCCTTGGACAAGCGGTACAGACTAGCAGAATCAAAGGACTACGAAGTGAAGGTGTCGTTTCTGCAACTTGCAATTGCATCAAAGTGCAGAGAGTACCATGGGGAAGTGGAGAAAGCTCTAAAAGCGGTAGGAAGGATGAAGTACCTGCGTCCTCTCTTCACTGCTCTGGCACAAACTGGTGGAACAGAAGAGAAGCAACTCGCGAAGCAGGTGTTTGCAGAAGCTCGAGAAACTTACCACCCCATAGCTCAGGGAGTGGTTGAGTCAATCCTCTCTAAGTACATCTAA
- the LOC104709118 gene encoding E3 ubiquitin-protein ligase KEG-like: MVGRVKVPCCSVCHTRYNEDERVPLLLQCGHGFCKDCLSKMFSTSSDTSLTCPRCRHVSVVGNSVQGLRKNYAMLALIHAASGGGANFDCDYTDDEDEDDEEDGSDEDRARSSRGFHASSSINSSCGPVIEVGAHPEMKLGRQIGEESGGVEMWDATVAGGGGRCKHRVAVKKMTLTEDMDVDWMQGQLESLRRASMWCRNVCTFHGVVKMEGSLCLLMDRCYGSVQSEMQRNEGRLTLEQILRYGADVARGVAELHAAGVICMNIKPSNLLLXIANSSTTLSSPDHSDDPNDPASRCLASSGTGSLRRTWRADMTAESELGMFITTS, from the exons ATGGTTGGGAGAGTGAAGGTGCCTTGTTGTTCCGTGTGCCACACGCGGTATAACGAAGACGAGAGAGTTCCTCTATTGCTTCAATGCGGCCATGGCTTCTGCAAAGATTGTCTTTCCAAGATGTTCTCTACTTCTTCCGACACTAGCCTCACTTGTCCCCGCTGCCGCCACGTGTCCGTTGTTGGTAACTCTGTCCAGGGCTTGCGCAAGAACTACGCTATGCTTGCTCTCATCCACGCCGCTTCCGGTGGCGGCGCTAACTTCGATTGCGATTACACCGACGACGAGgatgaagacgacgaagaagatggAAGCGATGAGGATAGAGCTCGTTCGTCCCGCGGGTTCCATGCCTCCAGCTCGATTAATAGCTCATGTGGTCCTGTGATCGAGGTTGGAGCTCACCCGGAGATGAAGCTGGGTAGGCAGATTGGGGAAGAGAGCGGTGGTGTGGAGATGTGGGATGCCACTGTTGCAGGCGGCGGTGGGAGGTGTAAGCACCGTGTGGCGGTGAAAAAGATGACTTTGACGGAGGATATGGATGTAGATTGGATGCAGGGACAGCTTGAGAGCTTGCGGAGAGCGTCCATGTGGTGTAGGAATGTTTGTACTTTCCATGGGGTTGTGAAGATGGAGGGATCTCTTTGTCTTTTGATGGACAGGTGTTATGGGTCTGTTCAGTCTGAGATGCAACGCAATGAAGGCAGGCTCACTTTGGAGCAGATTTTAAG ATATGGGGCTGATGTTGCTCGAGGGGTTGCAGAACTCCATGCAGCAGGTGTTATATGTATGAACATAAAACCTTCCAATCTTCTTTTGNCCATAGCAAACTCTTCCACGACTCTATCCTCACCAGACCACAGTGACGACCCCAATGACCCCGCCTCGAGATGTTTAGCCTCCTCAGGAACCGGAAGCCTACGACGGACGTGGCGAGCCGACATGACGGCAGAGAGCGAATTGGGTATGTTCATAACGACGTCGTAG
- the LOC104705605 gene encoding 50S ribosomal protein L10, chloroplastic: MEVALLSFSSSLSPLCHQRISTVTPKTSNSPNYPRLPVIRSAVSRNKKEETVEAVKSHLENCHLLAAINYKGLTVKQFQDLRRTLPDTTKLIVAKNTLVFKAIEGTKWEALKPCMKGMNAWLFVQTDEIPSAIKPYRSFQKERKLEDNDFAGAVFEGKFYAPDNFKVLETMPTRAEVYAKLLGALQSPAINLVSTLQAPAIEVIMVLKAYIKKLEDESNA; encoded by the coding sequence atggaagtggctcttctctccttctcgtCTTCCTTGTCTCCTCTCTGCCACCAGCGAATCTCAACCGTAACACCCAAAACCTCGAATTCCCCAAACTACCCTCGCCTCCCTGTCATCAGATCCGCCGTGTCTCGTAACAAAAAGGAAGAGACAGTCGAAGCCGTCAAGTCCCATCTCGAGAACTGCCATCTCCTCGCAGCCATCAACTACAAAGGCCTCACCGTCAAGCAGTTTCAAGACCTCCGTAGAACTCTCCCCGACACCACGAAGCTCATCGTAGCCAAGAACACTCTGGTCTTCAAAGCCATTGAAGGCACCAAATGGGAAGCTCTCAAGCCTTGTATGAAAGGCATGAACGCTTGGCTTTTCGTTCAGACTGATGAAATCCCTTCCGCCATCAAACCCTACCGGAGCTTCCAGAAGGAACGCAAGCTTGAAGACAATGACTTTGCTGGTGCCGTCTTCGAAGGTAAGTTCTACGCTCCTGACAATTTCAAAGTTCTCGAGACCATGCCCACTCGTGCTGAGGTCTACGCTAAGCTGCTCGGCGCTCTGCAATCTCCGGCCATTAATCTCGTCTCTACTTTACAAGCACCGGCTATTGAGGTTATCATGGTGCTTAAGGCTTATATCAAAAAGTTGGAGGATGAGAGCAATGCATAA